The Betaproteobacteria bacterium region GTCGTCCTGTTTCTCGCCGTCTACGAAGACGGGCTCACCAATCGCGTGACGGCGGGCGAGAACCGCGGTACGACGCTTGCGCACGACGCCGTCGTGCGCGAGTGGTTCGGCCCGTTCGCGATCGACGGCACCGAGCCCATCACCGTCTCGCGAGTGATTTCCGTGCCGAAACCGAGCGGTGTCGCGGCGTTCGTTCAGAACCGGCGCACCGGGGATGTCCTGCAGGCAGCGATGTGCGCGGGATAGACCTGCACGTGCGCGCTTACGGCGAGCGGTGCTGCTGGCGCGCTTCGAATGCCTTGCGGCAGGCGGGAATATCGAGCGCCGCCCGCTGGCGTTGCATGACCCCGTAATCGCTCCAGTAGCGCTCGCAGTCCTCGCGTGACGCAGGCCGCGCCCGCGCGGAAGGCGCCTGACCGACGCAGGCGTCGATCTTCTGCTGGCGGATGGCGGGCAGGGCAGCGTCCCGTGCCGCCTCGCACTGCCGGTCGAGTTCGTCGAGTTGGCGCCGCACGTCGGTGCTCTGGGAGTAGGCGGCGGGCGGCCACGTCGCGAAGACGAGGGCAGCAACGGGGGCCAGGAGTTTACGGTTCATCGAGCGGCTCCGATCTCAATCGACACGCGGCGCATCTGCATTCATCACGTTCAGTGCGACCCCGGTGGTATCTTCCTCGAGCACCGGTGCGTCGGTGACGAGCAGCGTCGAGCCGGGCGCGAGGGCCTTGTAGAGCGCGGCGGTAAACGCCGGCGGCATTTGCACGCGATTGACCTGCGCCGGATCGAGAGGCGCCTTGTCCTCGCCGGCGTGCCCCGGCAGTCCGACTGCGATCCAGCGGTGCTCGGGCATGCTCGGCGCGATCGGGCTCGACCCGCCGGTCATCCCCTCCTGCATGATGAAGGCGTGGGTGCCGAGCGGCAGGTCGGGCCGCTGCAGCGCCACCTTCGCGCGCCCGATCTCGACGCCGTTGCGGTAGACGAGCACGCGCTGATCCGCGCCGCTGACGACGATCGAGAGCGGGCCCGATGGCG contains the following coding sequences:
- a CDS encoding L,D-transpeptidase translates to VIANAQSAPVDVTHPAALSPVDAKTGRAVEVPPLSATEAFRWEPEKSPSGPLSIVVSGADQRVLVYRNGVEIGRAKVALQRPDLPLGTHAFIMQEGMTGGSSPIAPSMPEHRWIAVGLPGHAGEDKAPLDPAQVNRVQMPPAFTAALYKALAPGSTLLVTDAPVLEEDTTGVALNVMNADAPRVD